A genomic region of Chitinimonas arctica contains the following coding sequences:
- a CDS encoding phage tail assembly protein, with amino-acid sequence MNQAHPQKLATSQITVKLRQATTFNGVLRDSLTLRAPLVRDIRMAQRLASDETEREMQLFASLAEVSVAELEGMAWRDYRRLQEAYFRLAADDDAADAPNTPAHATAG; translated from the coding sequence TTGAACCAAGCTCATCCGCAAAAACTAGCCACCAGCCAAATCACCGTCAAGCTGCGCCAAGCCACCACGTTCAACGGCGTGCTGCGTGACAGCCTGACGCTCCGCGCCCCGTTGGTGCGCGATATCCGCATGGCCCAGCGCCTGGCCTCTGATGAAACCGAACGCGAAATGCAGCTGTTCGCCTCCCTGGCAGAAGTCTCGGTGGCAGAGCTGGAAGGCATGGCCTGGCGCGATTACCGGCGTCTGCAGGAGGCGTATTTTCGCCTGGCAGCCGATGACGATGCTGCCGATGCCCCAAATACGCCAGCTCATGCAA